CGCCGCGCCAGATGCTGGCCGACGGAATCCGCGCCAAGCGCAGTCCCGACCGGGTCGATGATGAAGACCAGCGCCAGCCAGACCAGCGGGAAGGCGTAGCCGGGCCAGAGCGCGGTGGCCAGCACCATCAGCCAGCCGGCAAGGTGATAGCCAGCCAGCCAGCCGCGGGACATTGGCATCCCCGGCAGCGCCCTGAGCCAGTCCAGGCGAAACGAGCGCACGAGCTCCGCAGTCGTCAGCACGGCCGGCATCACCGTGGAAAACGCGACACTGGACAGCAGGAATCGCGTCATTCGCCCGTAGTCGCGCGGCAGGTGATAGACCCAGTTGCCAACCAACCGGTTCAGCAGCTCGAAGACCCACCAGAGCGGCACTGACAGCACAAATAGCCATGCCACCCGCCATCCGGATCGCACAATCGGAGACGTTCCGGTTCGCCATTCCACGATGGAGTCAACGGTGAGGATGTAGCCGAGCCAGAGCGGAAAGAAGGTGTAGTCGGAGTACGGGCGGGCGTGCGTCCAGGAAACAGTCCAGCAGACACCGACCAGCAGCAAGCCAGCGATCGCCCGGACCCGATGGCTGAGAGCAGGGCGTTCATGTGTCCGCGGAAGTGCAGCGCCGGTCATATTGCCAGTATAGTGCGGATTGCGCCGGAAACGAGTCGGCGGGATCGGGCACGAGCGGGAAGGGCGGAGTGACAATGGCACGGACTGAGCGCGTGATGCTGTCGCCGTCGATCCTGAACAGCGACCTGGCGCGGCTGGCCGACTCGCTCGCGCTGCTGGAGCAAGCCGGGGCCGACTACGTCCATCTCGACGTCATGGACGGGCGGTTCGTGCCGAATATCTCGATCGGCATACCAGTTGTCGCGTCGGTTCGAGAGGCGACCAGCTTGCCGTTGGACGTGCATCTGATGATCGTCGAGCCCGAGCGGTACGTCGAGCAGTTTGTCGCGGCCGGCGCGGATATCGTCACGATCCAGGTCGAGGCGACCGCGCACCCGCACCGCGTATTGCAGTCGATCCGCGAGCAAGGCGCGCGCGCCGGCCTGGCGCTCAACCCCGGCACCCCGATCAGCCACGCAATCGAGCTCCTGCCACTCTGCGATCTCGTGCTCATCATGAGCGTGAACCCCGGCTTCGGTGGTCAGAGCTTCATCCCGACATCGCTGCGGCGTCTCGGCGAGGCTCGCGCGGCGATCGATGCGGTCGGCTACCCGACAATCCTCGAGGTGGACGGCGGGATCACCACGCGAACCGCGCCGAAGGCTGTCGAGGCTGGGGCGACAATGCTGGTGGCGGGCACCGCTATCTTCGGGGCGGAGGCCGGCGTCGTCGCCGCCCTCCACGACCTGCGAGGCGCGGCAACGGCGAGGAATAGCGGCTGAGCGCCAGGGGTTGAGATCGACACGCGACCTGATGGTCGAGTCAACAGTCGGTAGCTGAGGAGCAACACACGATGCCACGCCTGACAAACCCCGCGGAGATCACCCAGGAAATCCGGAACGTGCGCCAGACCCGCCAGTACACGAGTGGCGCTGTGTCCGACGACACAATTACCGAGCTACTGGAAATCGCGCGCTGGACCGGCAGCTCACGCAACACCCAGCCCTGGCACTTCATCGCCATCACGGACCGGGATCTCCTGCGTGCAATCAGCCAACTGCGGCCGGCGATCAACTGGGTGTCCGCTGCGCCACTGGGGGTTTCCATCGTCCTGGACGGGGACGCAGAACTGAGTGAAGCGTATGACGAGGGTCGGGTGATCGAGCGTCTGATGATTGGCGCACATATTCTGGGTCTCCATAGTGGCGTCGCCTGGTTTGGCGACAATGATCAACAGGCGGAGGCCAAACGCCTCCTGAACATCCCGACAGGCCGGACCGCAAGGTCGTTGGTGGCGGTCGGACACGCGACGACAACAGTAGACCCGCGTCCCAACCCGGCCCAGGGTGGGCGGAAACCGCTCGACGAGGTCGCCAGCTACAACCGGATGGAAGGGTAGTCCTCGCTCAGCGGCTCA
The Thermomicrobiales bacterium genome window above contains:
- the rpe gene encoding ribulose-phosphate 3-epimerase; the protein is MARTERVMLSPSILNSDLARLADSLALLEQAGADYVHLDVMDGRFVPNISIGIPVVASVREATSLPLDVHLMIVEPERYVEQFVAAGADIVTIQVEATAHPHRVLQSIREQGARAGLALNPGTPISHAIELLPLCDLVLIMSVNPGFGGQSFIPTSLRRLGEARAAIDAVGYPTILEVDGGITTRTAPKAVEAGATMLVAGTAIFGAEAGVVAALHDLRGAATARNSG
- a CDS encoding nitroreductase family protein codes for the protein MPRLTNPAEITQEIRNVRQTRQYTSGAVSDDTITELLEIARWTGSSRNTQPWHFIAITDRDLLRAISQLRPAINWVSAAPLGVSIVLDGDAELSEAYDEGRVIERLMIGAHILGLHSGVAWFGDNDQQAEAKRLLNIPTGRTARSLVAVGHATTTVDPRPNPAQGGRKPLDEVASYNRMEG